One window of Novosphingobium sp. P6W genomic DNA carries:
- the hflX gene encoding GTPase HflX: MNDELMDEVTRGARALVVYPQMRGPRGQMSDLDVDARLEEAKGLALAIGLEVVEAMAIVIREPRAATLFGEGQIQNISVACTLNEAELIIVDGSLTAIQQRNLEEKLKRKVIDRTGLILEIFGERAATAEGRLQVELAHLDYQAGRLVRSWTHLERQRGGFGFLGGPGETQIEADRRLIRDRMAKIRRELEQVRRTRGLHRDRREKAPWPIVALVGYTNAGKSTLFNRLTGAEVMAEDLLFATLDPTMRAVRLPGLEKAILSDTVGFISDLPTQLVAAFRATLEEVTAADVIVHVRDMANPDTEAQKRQVLDILADLGVMEPKIDERALRRKEQDDRVIGWGRDDEEEEGPAPLIPIIEVWNKWDLLDPEQIEALREAMSHRDGETIIPVSALTGEGCENMLAVVSRTLTLGSKVYSFVIPAADGQRLAFLHARGEVVAEEDAGEGEEGPLLRIQARLSERELGRFTSL, encoded by the coding sequence TTGAACGACGAACTTATGGACGAGGTCACGCGCGGTGCGCGTGCCCTCGTCGTTTATCCGCAAATGCGTGGCCCTCGGGGCCAGATGTCCGACCTTGATGTGGATGCACGGCTGGAAGAGGCAAAAGGCCTCGCCCTTGCGATCGGGCTGGAAGTGGTCGAAGCGATGGCCATCGTCATCCGCGAACCGCGCGCCGCCACGCTGTTCGGCGAAGGCCAGATCCAGAACATCTCGGTCGCCTGCACACTGAACGAAGCCGAGCTTATCATCGTCGATGGCTCGCTCACCGCGATCCAGCAGCGCAACCTCGAAGAAAAGCTCAAGCGCAAGGTCATCGACCGCACTGGCCTGATCCTGGAGATCTTCGGCGAACGCGCGGCGACGGCGGAAGGCCGGCTGCAAGTCGAACTTGCCCACTTGGATTACCAGGCTGGTCGCCTCGTGCGCAGTTGGACCCACCTTGAGCGTCAGCGCGGCGGCTTCGGCTTCCTTGGCGGCCCGGGCGAAACCCAGATCGAGGCAGATCGCCGCCTGATCCGCGACCGTATGGCCAAAATCCGCCGCGAACTGGAACAGGTCCGCCGCACGCGCGGCCTGCATCGTGACCGGCGAGAGAAGGCGCCCTGGCCGATTGTCGCCCTCGTCGGTTACACCAATGCCGGTAAGTCGACGCTGTTCAACCGCCTGACCGGCGCCGAGGTCATGGCGGAAGATCTCCTCTTCGCCACGCTCGACCCGACGATGCGCGCGGTTCGCCTGCCGGGTCTTGAAAAGGCCATCCTGTCGGACACCGTGGGGTTCATCTCGGACCTGCCGACCCAGCTCGTTGCCGCGTTTCGCGCGACCCTGGAAGAAGTGACGGCCGCCGACGTCATCGTGCACGTGCGTGACATGGCCAATCCCGATACCGAAGCCCAGAAACGTCAGGTTCTCGACATTCTTGCCGACCTTGGCGTGATGGAGCCGAAGATCGACGAGCGGGCCCTGCGCCGCAAGGAACAGGATGACCGCGTCATAGGCTGGGGCCGCGACGACGAGGAAGAGGAGGGGCCTGCCCCCCTGATCCCGATCATCGAAGTCTGGAACAAGTGGGACCTGCTGGATCCCGAGCAGATCGAAGCGCTGCGCGAGGCGATGTCTCACCGTGACGGCGAGACGATCATTCCCGTGTCGGCGCTCACCGGTGAGGGCTGTGAAAACATGCTCGCGGTCGTCAGCCGCACGCTGACGCTGGGTTCGAAAGTCTACAGCTTCGTGATCCCGGCAGCCGATGGCCAGCGCCTTGCCTTCCTCCATGCCCGCGGCGAAGTCGTGGCCGAGGAAGATGCAGGTGAAGGCGAGGAGGGGCCGCTGCTGCGCATCCAGGCCCGTCTTTCCGAACGCGAACTGGGTCGTTTTACGTCACTTTGA